The following coding sequences are from one Nonlabens arenilitoris window:
- a CDS encoding nucleoside triphosphate pyrophosphohydrolase family protein — translation MKKQIKAVEEFHTAFKLGMNHQPQGDITERRNKLRFELMKEENEEYLEAAQNNDLVEVADALGDMLYILCGTIIEHGMQDVIEDVFDEIQRSNMSKLGEDGKPIYREDGKVLKGPNYFKPNFEKILKTS, via the coding sequence ATGAAGAAACAAATTAAAGCAGTAGAAGAATTTCACACAGCGTTTAAACTAGGAATGAATCATCAACCACAAGGTGATATTACAGAACGACGAAATAAATTACGTTTTGAATTAATGAAAGAGGAAAATGAGGAATATCTTGAGGCTGCACAAAACAATGATTTAGTAGAGGTTGCAGATGCACTGGGTGATATGCTATATATACTTTGCGGTACTATTATAGAGCATGGCATGCAAGACGTTATTGAAGATGTATTTGATGAAATACAAAGATCTAATATGAGTAAATTGGGAGAAGATGGAAAACCTATCTATCGTGAGGATGGTAAGGTTCTAAAAGGGCCTAACTATTTCAAACCTAATTTTGAGAAGATTTTAAAGACTTCATAA
- a CDS encoding alpha/beta hydrolase, with protein MKSFYYLFLVIILTSCKDQSPTNVFTPIAATNANGLEIQNPIENDTILYVKNFKSNYVDQRQLEIWLPQGYPLTGVDYKLLYMHDGQNVFNKSSSNYNKAWEIDEKMDSLSIKNLIEPTIVVTTWSHPNKRMNEYMPQQPKELTLSEFAKSELKKNTGYDQLYSDQYLKFVTTEVLPFIRTYFQVSEEPKDNIVMGSSMGGLISLYAMMEYPRTFGNAGCLSTHWPVPFLGEAFIESLPETIPQSKNHRIYFDYGTETLDKDYEPYQLRVDIIFKAKGYNSTNYKSLKYIGHGHDENYWRQRVAPVLIYLLNN; from the coding sequence ATGAAAAGTTTTTATTATCTGTTTTTGGTTATTATACTGACCTCTTGTAAGGATCAATCACCTACAAATGTATTTACACCTATTGCTGCAACTAATGCAAATGGCCTTGAGATTCAAAACCCGATTGAGAACGACACGATTTTATATGTGAAAAATTTTAAGTCTAATTATGTTGACCAGCGACAGTTAGAAATATGGTTGCCTCAAGGTTATCCTTTAACCGGTGTAGATTATAAACTTTTATATATGCACGATGGACAGAATGTGTTTAATAAAAGTTCCTCTAATTACAATAAAGCCTGGGAAATAGATGAGAAAATGGACTCCTTATCAATTAAAAATCTAATCGAACCTACTATTGTAGTTACTACCTGGTCACACCCTAATAAGCGCATGAATGAATACATGCCGCAACAACCTAAAGAACTTACCCTATCAGAATTTGCAAAATCAGAATTAAAGAAAAACACAGGTTATGACCAGCTATACTCAGATCAATATTTAAAATTTGTAACCACTGAAGTTTTACCATTTATTAGAACGTATTTTCAAGTATCAGAAGAACCTAAAGACAATATTGTTATGGGCAGTAGTATGGGTGGTCTTATCTCATTATATGCAATGATGGAGTATCCTAGAACCTTTGGTAATGCTGGATGTTTAAGCACTCACTGGCCAGTTCCTTTTCTAGGTGAAGCTTTTATAGAAAGTTTACCAGAGACCATTCCACAATCAAAAAATCATCGTATTTATTTTGATTATGGTACAGAAACCTTAGATAAAGATTATGAACCTTATCAATTGCGTGTAGACATTATCTTTAAAGCAAAAGGCTATAATTCAACTAACTATAAATCTCTTAAATATATTGGGCATGGACATGATGAAAACTATTGGAGACAAAGAGTTGCACCTGTACTGATATACTTGTTGAACAATTAA
- the mnmD gene encoding tRNA (5-methylaminomethyl-2-thiouridine)(34)-methyltransferase MnmD — translation MKREIITTGDGSKTIHMPEWNEQYHSKHGALQEALHVFIEMGLKDTLSRKREHTIPISILEYGLGTGLNAMITAQFPTKFAINYTAVEAYPIVLSEAIEVNYGQLLGNQVLYEKLHQCEWERAVRLTDHFTIEKLEKKFDEINDESRFDIIYFDAFGPRVQPDLWTIEIFTAAYKALKKDGILTTYCAQGQARRNMQEAGFQIERLPGPPGKREMLRARKL, via the coding sequence ATGAAACGAGAAATTATCACTACTGGTGATGGTTCTAAAACCATTCATATGCCAGAGTGGAATGAACAATATCATTCAAAACATGGCGCCTTGCAAGAGGCGCTTCATGTTTTTATAGAGATGGGTCTTAAGGATACGCTTTCGCGAAAGCGTGAACATACAATACCTATTTCTATATTAGAATACGGTTTAGGAACTGGACTTAACGCCATGATTACTGCTCAATTCCCGACGAAATTCGCAATTAATTATACAGCTGTAGAAGCATACCCGATTGTCCTATCTGAGGCTATTGAAGTCAATTATGGACAATTATTGGGAAATCAAGTACTGTATGAAAAGCTTCATCAATGTGAATGGGAACGTGCTGTCCGACTCACAGATCACTTCACGATAGAAAAGTTGGAGAAAAAATTTGATGAGATAAATGATGAGTCACGATTTGACATCATTTACTTTGACGCCTTTGGACCTAGAGTCCAACCTGATTTGTGGACAATAGAGATATTTACTGCTGCTTACAAGGCATTAAAAAAAGATGGTATTTTAACTACATATTGTGCACAAGGTCAGGCTCGTAGGAACATGCAAGAGGCTGGTTTTCAAATAGAAAGATTACCTGGTCCACCTGGTAAACGAGAGATGTTAAGAGCTAGAAAATTATAA
- a CDS encoding dipeptidyl-peptidase 3 family protein yields the protein MKYLKIASIVLVTTAMISCNDQVPETVDAPVKEFSYDVTEFADIGVLRYQIPGWEELNLQQQKLVYYLTQAGLSGRDIIWDQNYRHNLELRKGLESIYTTYKGDVNDVDWKEFEIYLHRVWFANGIHHHYSMDKMKPGFDEDYFKKLMAQTDVTIAEDVWMVMFNDQDAKKVDKAKGKDIVLASAVNFYGPDVTEAEARAYYKSIDVDPKEPIEVGLNSQLVKENGVLVEKPYKSGGLYGPAMDQMIYWLQKAQGVAETDQQAKALGLLIEYYQTGDLQKWDEYAIVWAKSTDGAVDWITGFVEVYNDPIAYKGSYETIVQIKDFDMSRKMEVLSANAQWFEDNSPLMDEHKKEKVTGVSYKTVNVAGEAGDASPATPIGVNLPNNVWIREVHGSKSVSLGNIIEAYGSSGSSGRLEEFAFDEEEIALEKEYGALADKLHTALHEVVGHASGQINEGVATPKETLKSYKSTIEEGRADLFGLYYLMDPKLEELGLVKDWKKTGTAAYDGYIRNGLISQLVRLELGQDVEEDHMRNRQWVSAWVYERGLEDNVIEKVTKDGKTYYDIKDYEKLRTLFGELLRETQRITSEGDFEAAQALVEDYGVKVDQDLHREVLDRNSQFKTPAYRGFVNPMITPIMEGDEITSFTIEQPETFADQMLMYSEKYGHLD from the coding sequence ATGAAATACTTAAAGATTGCTAGCATAGTACTAGTAACAACAGCAATGATTTCTTGTAACGATCAAGTACCTGAAACTGTGGATGCACCTGTTAAAGAGTTTAGCTATGATGTAACAGAATTTGCAGATATTGGAGTTTTGAGGTATCAAATTCCAGGATGGGAAGAACTTAATCTTCAACAGCAAAAGTTAGTTTATTACTTAACTCAAGCAGGATTAAGTGGTAGAGATATTATATGGGATCAAAATTACCGTCATAATTTAGAATTACGTAAAGGTCTAGAGTCCATTTACACAACATATAAAGGAGACGTTAATGATGTAGACTGGAAGGAGTTTGAAATTTACTTACATCGTGTATGGTTTGCAAATGGAATCCATCATCACTACAGTATGGATAAAATGAAACCAGGATTTGATGAAGACTATTTTAAAAAGTTAATGGCACAAACAGATGTGACTATAGCTGAAGACGTGTGGATGGTCATGTTTAATGATCAAGATGCTAAAAAAGTAGATAAGGCAAAAGGTAAAGATATCGTGCTGGCAAGTGCTGTAAATTTTTATGGTCCTGATGTTACAGAAGCGGAGGCAAGAGCATACTATAAGAGTATAGATGTTGATCCTAAGGAGCCTATAGAGGTTGGATTAAATTCACAACTGGTTAAAGAAAATGGAGTTCTAGTTGAAAAACCTTATAAGAGTGGTGGTTTATATGGTCCTGCTATGGATCAAATGATTTACTGGTTACAAAAAGCCCAAGGAGTTGCTGAAACGGATCAACAAGCAAAAGCACTAGGTCTACTTATTGAATACTATCAGACTGGAGATTTACAGAAATGGGATGAATATGCGATTGTATGGGCAAAGTCCACAGATGGCGCGGTGGACTGGATTACCGGTTTTGTAGAGGTTTATAATGATCCTATAGCATATAAAGGCAGTTATGAGACAATAGTGCAGATTAAAGACTTTGACATGTCTCGTAAAATGGAAGTATTGAGTGCAAATGCACAATGGTTTGAAGATAACTCTCCATTAATGGATGAACATAAAAAGGAGAAAGTTACTGGTGTAAGTTATAAAACGGTAAATGTAGCAGGTGAGGCTGGAGATGCGAGTCCGGCAACACCTATAGGAGTAAACTTGCCTAATAATGTATGGATTAGAGAAGTGCATGGTAGTAAATCGGTTTCTTTAGGTAACATTATTGAGGCTTATGGTAGTTCTGGTAGCTCAGGTAGATTAGAAGAATTTGCCTTTGATGAAGAAGAGATTGCTCTTGAAAAAGAATATGGAGCGCTTGCAGATAAATTACATACTGCATTACATGAAGTAGTAGGTCATGCATCTGGACAAATTAATGAAGGTGTTGCAACGCCTAAGGAAACTTTAAAAAGTTATAAATCTACTATAGAGGAAGGTAGAGCCGATTTATTTGGTCTTTATTACTTAATGGACCCTAAACTAGAAGAGCTAGGTCTTGTAAAAGATTGGAAAAAAACTGGAACGGCTGCATATGATGGTTATATAAGAAATGGATTGATTTCCCAATTAGTACGTTTAGAGTTAGGTCAAGATGTAGAAGAAGACCATATGCGTAATAGACAATGGGTGAGTGCATGGGTTTATGAAAGAGGACTAGAAGATAATGTTATTGAAAAAGTTACTAAAGACGGTAAGACCTATTATGACATCAAAGATTATGAAAAGTTGAGAACACTTTTTGGTGAATTATTGAGAGAGACTCAACGTATTACAAGTGAAGGTGATTTTGAGGCTGCACAAGCACTAGTTGAAGACTATGGTGTTAAGGTAGATCAAGATTTACATCGTGAGGTGTTAGATCGTAATAGTCAATTTAAAACACCAGCTTATAGAGGTTTTGTAAATCCTATGATTACGCCAATTATGGAAGGTGATGAGATTACCTCGTTTACCATCGAACAACCAGAGACGTTTGCAGATCAAATGTTGATGTATTCAGAAAAGTATGGTCATCTAGACTAA
- a CDS encoding DUF4920 domain-containing protein, protein MKKIVLLLLAAAAVVGCKEEVKEDMTPAVNDEQIQEMAYMSYGEKIDASNAIDAVKLGSFYESMKEGDTMQIKVKGMIQDVCVNKGCWIKLPVNDTETAFVKFKDYGFFLPKNGTDKEVILSGKAYKSITPKDELIHYAQDAGESEEEIAKITEDKVTYAFMADGALVEEFENPDVEGMEPSTEE, encoded by the coding sequence ATGAAAAAAATCGTATTATTATTACTCGCTGCAGCTGCTGTTGTAGGATGTAAAGAAGAAGTAAAAGAAGACATGACACCTGCCGTTAATGATGAGCAGATTCAAGAAATGGCTTATATGAGCTATGGAGAAAAGATAGATGCTTCTAACGCTATTGATGCGGTAAAGTTAGGTAGCTTCTATGAAAGTATGAAAGAAGGAGATACCATGCAAATTAAAGTTAAGGGTATGATTCAAGATGTTTGTGTTAATAAAGGTTGCTGGATTAAACTACCTGTAAATGATACAGAGACTGCTTTTGTAAAATTTAAAGATTATGGTTTCTTCTTACCTAAAAACGGAACAGATAAAGAAGTTATTTTAAGTGGTAAAGCTTATAAGAGTATAACGCCTAAAGATGAATTAATTCACTATGCACAAGATGCAGGAGAAAGTGAAGAAGAAATCGCAAAAATTACTGAAGATAAAGTTACTTATGCATTCATGGCAGATGGGGCTTTAGTAGAAGAATTTGAAAATCCAGATGTGGAAGGTATGGAACCTTCTACAGAAGAGTAG
- the rlmH gene encoding 23S rRNA (pseudouridine(1915)-N(3))-methyltransferase RlmH: protein MKITLLAVGKTDDSRIEQLTQMYVERLKHYINFELEIIPDLKNTKNLREDQQKNEEGKLILNKLEKSDFVTLLDERGKKLSSLQFAELINKRSISGLKRLVFIIGGPYGFSSNVYQRANSKLSLSDMTFSHQMVRLFATEQIYRAFTILKNEPYHHE, encoded by the coding sequence ATGAAAATTACACTTCTAGCCGTAGGTAAAACAGATGATTCTCGTATAGAGCAACTCACACAGATGTATGTAGAACGCTTAAAGCATTACATAAATTTTGAATTGGAAATCATCCCTGACCTTAAAAACACCAAAAATTTAAGGGAAGATCAACAGAAAAATGAAGAAGGAAAATTGATTCTTAATAAACTAGAAAAAAGTGATTTTGTTACACTTCTAGATGAAAGAGGTAAAAAACTATCTAGCCTACAATTTGCTGAGTTAATCAATAAACGTAGTATATCTGGATTAAAAAGACTAGTCTTTATAATAGGTGGTCCATATGGTTTTTCTAGTAATGTTTATCAAAGAGCTAATTCTAAGTTATCACTAAGTGATATGACTTTTTCTCATCAAATGGTACGACTGTTTGCGACAGAACAAATTTACAGAGCTTTTACAATTTTAAAAAACGAGCCCTATCACCACGAGTAA
- a CDS encoding response regulator transcription factor translates to MIFITITEDHISLSDGLKVFLEQDSNIEIIGNAPNGKEMLEMLKFVKPQVVLTDINMPVMNGVELCKTIKSTFDNIKVIALSMYDNPGAIKEMIDAGADGYVLKISPLTELKKAIETVAAGNSYFDTAIDLTEVHKKENVDDKQSLSRSETEILKLIAIGKTSAEIAEERQTAVSTVVKHRKNMIHKLQLEGKNELYKYALQRYGHYNQ, encoded by the coding sequence ATGATATTTATAACAATTACCGAAGATCACATCTCTCTCAGTGATGGGCTTAAAGTTTTTCTAGAACAAGATTCTAATATAGAGATCATAGGAAATGCTCCTAACGGAAAAGAAATGTTAGAAATGCTCAAATTTGTCAAACCTCAAGTGGTGCTTACAGACATTAATATGCCCGTGATGAATGGTGTTGAGCTATGTAAAACCATTAAATCTACCTTTGACAACATTAAAGTTATTGCTTTAAGCATGTATGATAATCCAGGTGCAATTAAAGAGATGATTGATGCTGGAGCAGATGGTTATGTACTAAAAATAAGCCCGCTAACGGAACTCAAAAAAGCTATAGAGACAGTTGCAGCAGGTAACAGCTATTTTGATACAGCAATAGATTTAACAGAGGTACATAAAAAAGAAAATGTAGATGACAAACAATCATTATCACGCAGTGAGACAGAAATCTTGAAACTTATAGCAATAGGGAAAACATCTGCAGAAATAGCGGAAGAAAGACAAACCGCAGTGAGTACAGTTGTGAAACACAGAAAAAATATGATTCATAAGTTACAGTTAGAAGGGAAAAATGAGCTTTATAAATATGCCCTACAACGCTATGGTCACTATAATCAATAA
- a CDS encoding branched-chain amino acid aminotransferase — MTDAYEIVIDKIQESKISTTDFDNLTFGKTFTDHMLECTWRDGKWETAVIKPYGPIMVEPSCKVFHYGQAIFEGMKAFKDATGDVFLFRPEDNWIRFNESAKRLAMPEVPKEVFVEGLKALVNLDKEWVRYGEGLSLYLRPFMIASENGVAAAPSTEYKFMIVMSPAFAYYKGDVRVIIASDFSRAADGGVGYAKAAGNYAASFYPNNLALAEGYQQIIWTDAASHEYLEEAGTMNIFVRIGDTLLTAPNNDRILNGVTRRSVLQLAADAGVTIEERRISVKELNEAANNGSLKEIFGSGTAAVIVPIKGYKHKDFKFELPQLEDSYAQRFKEALKDIQYNRADDQHGWRVKI; from the coding sequence ATGACTGACGCCTACGAAATCGTTATCGATAAGATTCAAGAATCTAAAATTAGCACAACTGATTTTGATAATTTGACCTTCGGTAAAACTTTTACTGACCACATGCTAGAATGTACTTGGCGTGATGGTAAATGGGAAACTGCTGTTATAAAACCATACGGACCTATAATGGTTGAGCCTAGTTGCAAGGTATTTCACTATGGGCAAGCTATTTTTGAAGGAATGAAAGCTTTTAAAGATGCAACCGGCGATGTTTTTCTTTTTAGACCAGAAGACAACTGGATACGTTTTAATGAAAGTGCAAAACGTCTAGCGATGCCTGAAGTTCCAAAAGAGGTTTTTGTTGAAGGTCTTAAGGCTTTAGTAAATCTAGATAAAGAATGGGTGCGTTATGGTGAAGGATTATCTCTTTATTTAAGGCCGTTTATGATTGCTAGTGAAAATGGTGTTGCCGCTGCTCCGTCGACAGAGTATAAGTTTATGATTGTTATGTCTCCTGCTTTTGCATATTATAAAGGCGATGTAAGAGTTATTATTGCTTCTGATTTTTCTCGTGCTGCAGATGGTGGTGTTGGATATGCTAAAGCAGCTGGAAATTATGCGGCTAGCTTCTACCCTAACAATCTAGCCCTAGCCGAAGGTTATCAACAAATTATATGGACAGACGCTGCATCACATGAATACCTAGAAGAAGCTGGTACCATGAATATTTTTGTACGCATAGGAGACACATTACTTACTGCTCCTAACAATGACCGTATTCTTAATGGTGTGACTAGGCGCAGTGTCCTACAACTAGCTGCAGATGCAGGTGTCACAATAGAAGAACGTAGAATTAGTGTTAAAGAGCTTAATGAAGCTGCAAACAATGGTTCACTTAAAGAAATTTTTGGTTCTGGAACAGCTGCCGTAATTGTACCTATTAAAGGATATAAGCACAAAGATTTTAAATTTGAGCTACCTCAATTAGAAGACAGCTATGCTCAACGTTTTAAAGAAGCATTAAAAGATATTCAATACAATCGTGCAGATGACCAGCACGGTTGGAGAGTAAAAATATAA
- a CDS encoding sensor histidine kinase, whose product MCIENVIGKSDQVENKKILENAYDLLNDTYTKVRNISHAQKSSVLSSHGLIGTLEQLASRINAGKSIQVEVIHHGLHGNLSNSMELGLFRIIQELLNNTIKHAQAQHASIILTGYEDHISVMVEDDGKGFLPDTISNTSTGLESIKARVQHLDGTMEIDTKINRGTTINIEIPLL is encoded by the coding sequence ATGTGTATTGAAAATGTGATAGGAAAAAGTGATCAAGTTGAAAATAAAAAAATTCTTGAAAATGCATATGATTTATTAAATGACACCTATACTAAAGTACGCAATATCTCTCATGCTCAAAAAAGTAGTGTGCTTAGTTCACATGGACTTATAGGTACATTAGAACAACTAGCCAGTCGCATCAACGCTGGTAAATCCATACAGGTTGAAGTTATACATCATGGACTACACGGAAATTTAAGTAATAGTATGGAGCTAGGGCTTTTTAGAATTATACAAGAATTACTCAATAACACCATTAAGCACGCACAGGCGCAACATGCCAGCATCATACTTACTGGATATGAAGATCACATTAGTGTAATGGTTGAAGATGATGGTAAAGGATTTTTACCAGACACGATTAGCAATACAAGTACAGGTCTTGAAAGTATTAAAGCTAGAGTCCAGCACCTAGATGGTACGATGGAAATAGACACTAAAATTAATCGTGGTACAACTATCAATATCGAAATTCCCTTATTATGA
- a CDS encoding DUF5723 family protein — protein sequence MRNLPLCAIALLISFLCASQSYSGKETDNYSGITSLSFNPANLADSRFKTDINLIQVSSTTSNDYYAFNFSELFNDASGISFEESGMRFPSQNNNVYQNLDILGPSFLFNLSDKHSLAISTRVRGYLNLREVNGNLFETLQDGDILNKDFNIDMENLNGTAHAWGEAGLTYGFVVMNKKNHFLKAGVTAKYLLGAGGFFMNSNNINGSYDSVAETISANGDLSYAAANSTDEDDDFDFGNGSSSIGGDIGLIYEYRPELKKDRKLDSLALRGHNQYRLKLGLSITDIGSITYQDVNIDTYSISGTVSASDFDEDFEQGLEDNYSFISNTQDVTVQLPTALRYSLDLRVDRNIYIAATGAVGLNASTDPYSNNQLNYTTIVPRYESRLFTLYTNISFVEYADMTWGAGLRFGPLSFGSGSILSNLISEDSQAADFYIGLKIPFHHRLKSKKKKNKFKELI from the coding sequence ATGAGAAATTTACCGCTTTGCGCAATAGCTTTACTAATTAGTTTTTTATGTGCCTCACAAAGCTATTCTGGAAAAGAAACTGATAATTATTCAGGAATTACTAGTCTATCCTTTAACCCAGCAAATCTAGCAGACTCAAGATTTAAGACAGATATTAATTTAATTCAAGTCTCATCTACTACATCTAATGATTACTATGCTTTTAATTTTTCTGAGCTTTTTAATGACGCCAGTGGGATCAGCTTTGAAGAATCTGGAATGCGTTTCCCTAGCCAAAACAATAATGTATATCAAAATCTAGATATTCTAGGACCTTCATTTTTATTCAACCTATCAGATAAACATAGTCTAGCCATTTCTACACGTGTAAGAGGTTATTTAAATTTAAGAGAGGTAAATGGTAATCTATTTGAAACCTTACAGGATGGCGATATCCTCAATAAAGACTTTAACATCGATATGGAAAATCTTAATGGTACCGCACATGCATGGGGTGAGGCTGGTTTAACCTATGGATTTGTAGTGATGAATAAAAAAAATCATTTCTTAAAAGCTGGTGTAACCGCAAAATATTTATTGGGAGCTGGTGGTTTCTTTATGAATTCTAATAATATCAATGGTTCTTATGATTCTGTTGCAGAAACTATATCTGCAAATGGTGATTTATCATATGCCGCTGCTAATTCGACAGATGAAGATGACGATTTTGATTTTGGTAACGGTAGTTCAAGTATTGGTGGTGATATTGGTTTAATTTATGAGTATCGTCCAGAACTTAAAAAGGATCGTAAATTAGACTCACTAGCTTTAAGAGGTCATAATCAATACCGCCTTAAACTAGGTTTAAGTATAACTGATATAGGAAGCATTACATATCAAGACGTCAATATCGACACATACTCTATATCTGGTACGGTAAGTGCTTCAGATTTTGACGAGGATTTTGAACAAGGTCTTGAAGACAATTATTCATTTATCTCTAATACACAGGATGTGACTGTTCAATTACCTACTGCTTTAAGATATTCTCTAGACCTACGCGTTGATCGCAATATTTATATTGCTGCAACAGGCGCTGTGGGATTAAATGCATCGACAGATCCTTATAGTAATAATCAATTGAATTACACAACTATAGTTCCTAGATATGAATCTAGACTATTCACATTATATACTAATATAAGTTTTGTAGAATATGCTGATATGACTTGGGGCGCAGGATTAAGGTTTGGTCCATTGAGCTTTGGTTCAGGATCTATTCTTAGTAACCTTATTTCAGAAGATTCTCAAGCTGCAGATTTTTATATAGGTCTCAAAATACCATTCCACCATCGTTTAAAATCAAAAAAGAAAAAGAATAAATTTAAAGAGCTGATCTAA
- a CDS encoding tetratricopeptide repeat protein, with product MTLLFSLYHQSIARFIVALLFICTSFQLVKAQVKPLDSVMSLLNRNEIPELREIVAMHDVEALEKSDQALYFLATGGIKYAVDDFENAYKDLQKAKNNSSNKRVTFMANDYMMELSNSTTELHVAPESLMRENLSIATQLNDPTLLIKSKFYFMFKEIQLGNYSQAQDICYEMKKISLDNDLKQELIDTEFNLGTLHYYQSRNDSALFYYEKNLADVVAKKDTFDIAVRLNNLAMLQTAIGEHQAAVDNLIKAAELIKDKNDKELSVGLLRNIADAQTAAGNYVEAIDYYNQFISEEDSLQRSNIAQNLKELQTKYETAEKDLENAELTAKNLNSENKIYLLLFILACITGIGAYLFNRMQQKQKLLAAQAETQKQREEKLLRDQELAGIDAMITGQEKERKKSLKIYMMI from the coding sequence ATGACTTTACTTTTTTCCCTCTATCATCAATCGATTGCTCGATTTATTGTTGCATTACTATTTATATGCACTTCTTTTCAACTGGTTAAAGCACAGGTAAAACCACTAGATAGTGTTATGAGTTTATTGAACCGTAATGAAATTCCAGAGTTAAGGGAAATTGTGGCCATGCACGATGTAGAAGCACTAGAAAAAAGCGATCAAGCATTATATTTTCTTGCCACAGGCGGAATTAAATATGCGGTCGATGATTTTGAAAACGCTTATAAAGATTTACAAAAAGCAAAAAATAATTCTAGCAATAAGCGTGTCACCTTTATGGCAAACGATTATATGATGGAGCTCAGTAATTCAACAACAGAATTGCATGTTGCCCCAGAATCATTAATGAGAGAAAATCTATCTATCGCTACACAACTTAATGACCCAACTTTATTAATTAAAAGCAAGTTCTATTTTATGTTTAAAGAAATACAGCTGGGTAATTATTCACAAGCTCAAGATATATGCTATGAAATGAAAAAAATAAGTCTTGATAATGACTTAAAACAAGAACTTATTGATACAGAATTTAATTTAGGAACTTTGCATTATTATCAATCCAGAAACGATTCTGCATTGTTTTATTATGAAAAAAATCTAGCTGATGTAGTTGCAAAAAAAGACACTTTTGATATAGCGGTACGTCTTAATAATCTAGCCATGCTACAAACCGCAATAGGCGAACATCAGGCAGCGGTAGATAATTTAATTAAAGCTGCAGAATTGATTAAAGATAAAAATGATAAAGAATTAAGTGTAGGGCTTTTGCGCAATATTGCTGATGCACAAACCGCTGCTGGCAATTATGTCGAGGCGATTGATTATTACAATCAATTTATTTCAGAAGAGGATTCTCTACAACGCAGCAATATAGCACAAAACTTAAAAGAGCTACAGACGAAGTATGAAACCGCAGAAAAAGATCTAGAGAATGCTGAACTTACAGCAAAAAACTTAAACAGTGAAAATAAAATATATCTATTGCTTTTTATTCTTGCTTGTATCACCGGTATAGGTGCCTATTTATTTAATAGAATGCAACAAAAACAAAAATTACTTGCTGCTCAAGCAGAAACGCAAAAGCAAAGAGAAGAAAAATTATTGCGGGATCAAGAACTAGCAGGAATAGACGCCATGATTACTGGACAAGAAAAGGAGCGTAAAAAATCGCTCAAGATTTACATGATGATATAG
- a CDS encoding thioredoxin family protein → MKNLLLLLLGMLSIQAIAQIEITDDNAEEKLLVNNDKLIIVDFYATWCGPCKRMDPIIERLAEKYGDRISIYKIDVDENEVDDALSVTSIPTYYFIKNKETLDYMEGAMSEEDFEDLIIEHGGFSSNSSSAGSSEGSNEEYSQDSIDAIWYDSDALNSKAWHAYLEHSEIDVLLKSIKMVKRSIELDANYNNTDTYAALLYKTGRYDEAWKQAKAAILLAKEEDVSYSSTQELLMKIVDKM, encoded by the coding sequence ATGAAAAACCTCCTATTATTATTGCTAGGTATGCTCTCTATACAAGCAATTGCTCAAATTGAAATTACTGATGACAACGCCGAAGAAAAATTACTAGTAAACAATGATAAACTTATCATTGTAGACTTTTATGCTACATGGTGTGGTCCGTGTAAAAGAATGGATCCTATAATAGAACGTCTTGCTGAAAAGTATGGAGATCGCATTTCAATCTATAAAATTGATGTTGATGAAAATGAGGTTGATGACGCCTTAAGTGTCACGTCAATACCTACTTATTATTTTATAAAAAATAAAGAAACGCTAGATTATATGGAAGGTGCTATGTCTGAAGAAGATTTTGAAGATCTAATCATTGAACATGGTGGTTTTTCAAGTAACTCTTCAAGCGCTGGTAGTTCTGAAGGATCAAATGAAGAATATAGCCAGGACAGTATTGACGCTATATGGTACGATAGTGATGCTTTAAATTCTAAAGCATGGCATGCATATCTCGAGCACTCTGAAATTGATGTTTTATTAAAATCTATTAAGATGGTAAAAAGATCTATAGAACTAGATGCTAACTATAACAATACAGACACATATGCTGCATTATTATATAAAACCGGTAGATATGATGAGGCATGGAAACAGGCTAAAGCCGCCATCTTACTTGCCAAGGAAGAAGATGTGAGTTATAGTAGTACACAAGAATTACTCATGAAGATTGTAGATAAAATGTAA